In Drosophila yakuba strain Tai18E2 chromosome X, Prin_Dyak_Tai18E2_2.1, whole genome shotgun sequence, a single genomic region encodes these proteins:
- the LOC6523788 gene encoding odorant receptor 1a isoform X3, translating to MSKLIEVFLGNLWTQRFTFARMGLDLQPDKKGKVLRSPLLFSIMCLTTGFELCTVCAFMVQHRNQIVLCSEALMHGLQMVSSLLKMAIFLAKSHDLMALIQQILAPFAGEDLGDTEWRSQNRRGQLMAAVYFMMCAGTSVSFLLMPVALTMLKYHSTGEFAPVSSFRVLLPYDVTQPHVYAMDCCLMVFVLSFFCCSTTGVDTLYGWCALGLSSQYRRLGQQLKGMRSCFNPHRSDYGLSGLFVEHARLLKLVQQFNLCFMEIAFVENFAFLGFFSMVVTTQLCIYLFGAEQVRLEAERFSRLLYEVIPWQNLPPQHRKLFLFPLERAQRETVLGAYFFELGRPLLVWVVDDLLSDLCNFNLFRNYLKIFRTAGSFTTLMNALYAKYETH from the exons ATGTCAAAGCTAATCGAGGTGTTTCTGGGGAATCTGTGGACGCAGCGTTTTACCTTCGCTCGGATGGGCTTGGATCTGCAGCCCGACAAAAAGGGCAAAGTTTTGCGATCTCCGCTTCTTTTTAGTATTATGTGTCTGACCACAGGCTTCGAGCTCTGCACCGTGTGCGCCTTTATGGTTCAACATCGCAACCAAATCGTGCTTTGTTCCGAGGCCCTGATGCACGGGTTACAGATGGTCTCCTCGCTTCTGAAGATGGCTATATTCTTGGCCAAATCCCACGACCTGATGGCCCTAATTCAACAGATACTGGCGCCTTTTGCGGGGGAAGATCTCGGGGACACGGAGTGGAGATCGCAAAATCGGAGGGGCCAACTAATGGCTGCCGTTTACTTTATGATGTGTGCCGGCACGAGTGTGTCATTTCTGTTGATGCCAGTGGCTTTGACCATGCTTAAGTATCATTCCACTGGGGAATTCGCGCCTGTCAGCTCGTTCCGGGTGCT ACTGCCATACGATGTGACTCAACCGCATGTTTACGCCATGGACTGCTGCTTGATGGTATTCGTGTTGAGTTTCTTCTGCTGCTCCACCACCGGAGTGGATACCTTATATGGATGGTGTGCTTTGGGCTTGAGCTCCCAATACCGTCGCCTCGGTCAACAACTTAAGGGGATGCGCTCCTGCTTCAATCCACACCGTTCTGACTACGGATTAAGTGGTCTATTCGTCGAGCACGCTCGTCTGCTTAAATTAGtgcaacaatttaatttatgtttcaTGGAGATAGCTTTTGTGGAG AACTTCGCCTTCCTGGGTTTCTTTTCGATGGTAGTTACGACCCAGTTGTGCATCTATCTTTTTGGTGCCGAACAGGTCCGTTTGGAGGCTGAGCGATTTTCCAGGCTGCTATACGAAGTAATCCCTTGGCAAAACCTTCCTCCACAACACCGGaagcttttcctttttccactTGAGCGCGCCCAACGAGAAACTGTTCTAGGTGCTTATTTTTTCGAACTGGGCAGACCTCTTCTTGTTTGG GTTGTTGATGATTTACTATCTGATCTATGTAATTTTAATCTTTTTCgtaattatttaaagatatttcgCACAGCAGGCTCTTTTACCACTCTGATGAACGCTCTCTACGCAAAATACGAAAcgcattaa
- the LOC6523788 gene encoding odorant receptor 1a isoform X1, which yields MSKLIEVFLGNLWTQRFTFARMGLDLQPDKKGKVLRSPLLFSIMCLTTGFELCTVCAFMVQHRNQIVLCSEALMHGLQMVSSLLKMAIFLAKSHDLMALIQQILAPFAGEDLGDTEWRSQNRRGQLMAAVYFMMCAGTSVSFLLMPVALTMLKYHSTGEFAPVSSFRVLLPYDVTQPHVYAMDCCLMVFVLSFFCCSTTGVDTLYGWCALGLSSQYRRLGQQLKGMRSCFNPHRSDYGLSGLFVEHARLLKLVQQFNLCFMEIAFVEVVIICVLYCSVICQYIMPHTNQNFAFLGFFSMVVTTQLCIYLFGAEQVRLEAERFSRLLYEVIPWQNLPPQHRKLFLFPLERAQRETVLGAYFFELGRPLLVWVVDDLLSDLCNFNLFRNYLKIFRTAGSFTTLMNALYAKYETH from the exons ATGTCAAAGCTAATCGAGGTGTTTCTGGGGAATCTGTGGACGCAGCGTTTTACCTTCGCTCGGATGGGCTTGGATCTGCAGCCCGACAAAAAGGGCAAAGTTTTGCGATCTCCGCTTCTTTTTAGTATTATGTGTCTGACCACAGGCTTCGAGCTCTGCACCGTGTGCGCCTTTATGGTTCAACATCGCAACCAAATCGTGCTTTGTTCCGAGGCCCTGATGCACGGGTTACAGATGGTCTCCTCGCTTCTGAAGATGGCTATATTCTTGGCCAAATCCCACGACCTGATGGCCCTAATTCAACAGATACTGGCGCCTTTTGCGGGGGAAGATCTCGGGGACACGGAGTGGAGATCGCAAAATCGGAGGGGCCAACTAATGGCTGCCGTTTACTTTATGATGTGTGCCGGCACGAGTGTGTCATTTCTGTTGATGCCAGTGGCTTTGACCATGCTTAAGTATCATTCCACTGGGGAATTCGCGCCTGTCAGCTCGTTCCGGGTGCT ACTGCCATACGATGTGACTCAACCGCATGTTTACGCCATGGACTGCTGCTTGATGGTATTCGTGTTGAGTTTCTTCTGCTGCTCCACCACCGGAGTGGATACCTTATATGGATGGTGTGCTTTGGGCTTGAGCTCCCAATACCGTCGCCTCGGTCAACAACTTAAGGGGATGCGCTCCTGCTTCAATCCACACCGTTCTGACTACGGATTAAGTGGTCTATTCGTCGAGCACGCTCGTCTGCTTAAATTAGtgcaacaatttaatttatgtttcaTGGAGATAGCTTTTGTGGAGGTTGTAATAATCTGTGTGCTCTATTGTTCAGTAATTTGCCAGTATATAATGCCACACACCAACCAGAACTTCGCCTTCCTGGGTTTCTTTTCGATGGTAGTTACGACCCAGTTGTGCATCTATCTTTTTGGTGCCGAACAGGTCCGTTTGGAGGCTGAGCGATTTTCCAGGCTGCTATACGAAGTAATCCCTTGGCAAAACCTTCCTCCACAACACCGGaagcttttcctttttccactTGAGCGCGCCCAACGAGAAACTGTTCTAGGTGCTTATTTTTTCGAACTGGGCAGACCTCTTCTTGTTTGG GTTGTTGATGATTTACTATCTGATCTATGTAATTTTAATCTTTTTCgtaattatttaaagatatttcgCACAGCAGGCTCTTTTACCACTCTGATGAACGCTCTCTACGCAAAATACGAAAcgcattaa
- the LOC6523788 gene encoding odorant receptor 1a isoform X5, whose amino-acid sequence MSKLIEVFLGNLWTQRFTFARMGLDLQPDKKGKVLRSPLLFSIMCLTTGFELCTVCAFMVQHRNQIVLCSEALMHGLQMVSSLLKMAIFLAKSHDLMALIQQILAPFAGEDLGDTEWRSQNRRGQLMAAVYFMMCAGTSVSFLLMPVALTMLKYHSTGEFAPVSSFRVLLPYDVTQPHVYAMDCCLMVFVLSFFCCSTTGVDTLYGWCALGLSSQYRRLGQQLKGMRSCFNPHRSDYGLSGLFVEHARLLKLVQQFNLCFMEIAFVEVVIICVLYCSVICQYIMPHTNQNFAFLGFFSMVVTTQLCIYLFGAEQVRLEAERFSRLLYEVIPWQNLPPQHRKLFLFPLERAQRETVLGAYFFELGRPLLVWALLPL is encoded by the exons ATGTCAAAGCTAATCGAGGTGTTTCTGGGGAATCTGTGGACGCAGCGTTTTACCTTCGCTCGGATGGGCTTGGATCTGCAGCCCGACAAAAAGGGCAAAGTTTTGCGATCTCCGCTTCTTTTTAGTATTATGTGTCTGACCACAGGCTTCGAGCTCTGCACCGTGTGCGCCTTTATGGTTCAACATCGCAACCAAATCGTGCTTTGTTCCGAGGCCCTGATGCACGGGTTACAGATGGTCTCCTCGCTTCTGAAGATGGCTATATTCTTGGCCAAATCCCACGACCTGATGGCCCTAATTCAACAGATACTGGCGCCTTTTGCGGGGGAAGATCTCGGGGACACGGAGTGGAGATCGCAAAATCGGAGGGGCCAACTAATGGCTGCCGTTTACTTTATGATGTGTGCCGGCACGAGTGTGTCATTTCTGTTGATGCCAGTGGCTTTGACCATGCTTAAGTATCATTCCACTGGGGAATTCGCGCCTGTCAGCTCGTTCCGGGTGCT ACTGCCATACGATGTGACTCAACCGCATGTTTACGCCATGGACTGCTGCTTGATGGTATTCGTGTTGAGTTTCTTCTGCTGCTCCACCACCGGAGTGGATACCTTATATGGATGGTGTGCTTTGGGCTTGAGCTCCCAATACCGTCGCCTCGGTCAACAACTTAAGGGGATGCGCTCCTGCTTCAATCCACACCGTTCTGACTACGGATTAAGTGGTCTATTCGTCGAGCACGCTCGTCTGCTTAAATTAGtgcaacaatttaatttatgtttcaTGGAGATAGCTTTTGTGGAGGTTGTAATAATCTGTGTGCTCTATTGTTCAGTAATTTGCCAGTATATAATGCCACACACCAACCAGAACTTCGCCTTCCTGGGTTTCTTTTCGATGGTAGTTACGACCCAGTTGTGCATCTATCTTTTTGGTGCCGAACAGGTCCGTTTGGAGGCTGAGCGATTTTCCAGGCTGCTATACGAAGTAATCCCTTGGCAAAACCTTCCTCCACAACACCGGaagcttttcctttttccactTGAGCGCGCCCAACGAGAAACTGTTCTAGGTGCTTATTTTTTCGAACTGGGCAGACCTCTTCTTGTTTGG GCTCTTTTACCACTCTGA
- the LOC6523788 gene encoding odorant receptor 1a isoform X4 codes for MSKLIEVFLGNLWTQRFTFARMGLDLQPDKKGKVLRSPLLFSIMCLTTGFELCTVCAFMVQHRNQIVLCSEALMHGLQMVSSLLKMAIFLAKSHDLMALIQQILAPFAGEDLGDTEWRSQNRRGQLMAAVYFMMCAGTSVSFLLMPVALTMLKYHSTGEFAPVSSFRVLLPYDVTQPHVYAMDCCLMVFVLSFFCCSTTGVDTLYGWCALGLSSQYRRLGQQLKGMRSCFNPHRSDYGLSGLFVEHARLLKLVQQFNLCFMEIAFVEVVIICVLYCSVICQYIMPHTNQNFAFLGFFSMVVTTQLCIYLFGAEQVRLEAERFSRLLYEVIPWQNLPPQHRKLFLFPLERAQRETVLGAYFFELGRPLLVWQALLPL; via the exons ATGTCAAAGCTAATCGAGGTGTTTCTGGGGAATCTGTGGACGCAGCGTTTTACCTTCGCTCGGATGGGCTTGGATCTGCAGCCCGACAAAAAGGGCAAAGTTTTGCGATCTCCGCTTCTTTTTAGTATTATGTGTCTGACCACAGGCTTCGAGCTCTGCACCGTGTGCGCCTTTATGGTTCAACATCGCAACCAAATCGTGCTTTGTTCCGAGGCCCTGATGCACGGGTTACAGATGGTCTCCTCGCTTCTGAAGATGGCTATATTCTTGGCCAAATCCCACGACCTGATGGCCCTAATTCAACAGATACTGGCGCCTTTTGCGGGGGAAGATCTCGGGGACACGGAGTGGAGATCGCAAAATCGGAGGGGCCAACTAATGGCTGCCGTTTACTTTATGATGTGTGCCGGCACGAGTGTGTCATTTCTGTTGATGCCAGTGGCTTTGACCATGCTTAAGTATCATTCCACTGGGGAATTCGCGCCTGTCAGCTCGTTCCGGGTGCT ACTGCCATACGATGTGACTCAACCGCATGTTTACGCCATGGACTGCTGCTTGATGGTATTCGTGTTGAGTTTCTTCTGCTGCTCCACCACCGGAGTGGATACCTTATATGGATGGTGTGCTTTGGGCTTGAGCTCCCAATACCGTCGCCTCGGTCAACAACTTAAGGGGATGCGCTCCTGCTTCAATCCACACCGTTCTGACTACGGATTAAGTGGTCTATTCGTCGAGCACGCTCGTCTGCTTAAATTAGtgcaacaatttaatttatgtttcaTGGAGATAGCTTTTGTGGAGGTTGTAATAATCTGTGTGCTCTATTGTTCAGTAATTTGCCAGTATATAATGCCACACACCAACCAGAACTTCGCCTTCCTGGGTTTCTTTTCGATGGTAGTTACGACCCAGTTGTGCATCTATCTTTTTGGTGCCGAACAGGTCCGTTTGGAGGCTGAGCGATTTTCCAGGCTGCTATACGAAGTAATCCCTTGGCAAAACCTTCCTCCACAACACCGGaagcttttcctttttccactTGAGCGCGCCCAACGAGAAACTGTTCTAGGTGCTTATTTTTTCGAACTGGGCAGACCTCTTCTTGTTTGG CAGGCTCTTTTACCACTCTGA
- the LOC6523788 gene encoding odorant receptor 1a isoform X2 has product MSKLIEVFLGNLWTQRFTFARMGLDLQPDKKGKVLRSPLLFSIMCLTTGFELCTVCAFMVQHRNQIVLCSEALMHGLQMVSSLLKMAIFLAKSHDLMALIQQILAPFAGEDLGDTEWRSQNRRGQLMAAVYFMMCAGTSVSFLLMPVALTMLKYHSTGEFAPVSSFRVLLPYDVTQPHVYAMDCCLMVFVLSFFCCSTTGVDTLYGWCALGLSSQYRRLGQQLKGMRSCFNPHRSDYGLSGLFVEHARLLKLVQQFNLCFMEIAFVEVVIICVLYCSVICQYIMPHTNQNFAFLGFFSMVVTTQLCIYLFGAEQVRLEAERFSRLLYEVIPWQNLPPQHRKLFLFPLERAQRETVLGAYFFELGRPLLVWIFRTAGSFTTLMNALYAKYETH; this is encoded by the exons ATGTCAAAGCTAATCGAGGTGTTTCTGGGGAATCTGTGGACGCAGCGTTTTACCTTCGCTCGGATGGGCTTGGATCTGCAGCCCGACAAAAAGGGCAAAGTTTTGCGATCTCCGCTTCTTTTTAGTATTATGTGTCTGACCACAGGCTTCGAGCTCTGCACCGTGTGCGCCTTTATGGTTCAACATCGCAACCAAATCGTGCTTTGTTCCGAGGCCCTGATGCACGGGTTACAGATGGTCTCCTCGCTTCTGAAGATGGCTATATTCTTGGCCAAATCCCACGACCTGATGGCCCTAATTCAACAGATACTGGCGCCTTTTGCGGGGGAAGATCTCGGGGACACGGAGTGGAGATCGCAAAATCGGAGGGGCCAACTAATGGCTGCCGTTTACTTTATGATGTGTGCCGGCACGAGTGTGTCATTTCTGTTGATGCCAGTGGCTTTGACCATGCTTAAGTATCATTCCACTGGGGAATTCGCGCCTGTCAGCTCGTTCCGGGTGCT ACTGCCATACGATGTGACTCAACCGCATGTTTACGCCATGGACTGCTGCTTGATGGTATTCGTGTTGAGTTTCTTCTGCTGCTCCACCACCGGAGTGGATACCTTATATGGATGGTGTGCTTTGGGCTTGAGCTCCCAATACCGTCGCCTCGGTCAACAACTTAAGGGGATGCGCTCCTGCTTCAATCCACACCGTTCTGACTACGGATTAAGTGGTCTATTCGTCGAGCACGCTCGTCTGCTTAAATTAGtgcaacaatttaatttatgtttcaTGGAGATAGCTTTTGTGGAGGTTGTAATAATCTGTGTGCTCTATTGTTCAGTAATTTGCCAGTATATAATGCCACACACCAACCAGAACTTCGCCTTCCTGGGTTTCTTTTCGATGGTAGTTACGACCCAGTTGTGCATCTATCTTTTTGGTGCCGAACAGGTCCGTTTGGAGGCTGAGCGATTTTCCAGGCTGCTATACGAAGTAATCCCTTGGCAAAACCTTCCTCCACAACACCGGaagcttttcctttttccactTGAGCGCGCCCAACGAGAAACTGTTCTAGGTGCTTATTTTTTCGAACTGGGCAGACCTCTTCTTGTTTGG atatttcgCACAGCAGGCTCTTTTACCACTCTGATGAACGCTCTCTACGCAAAATACGAAAcgcattaa
- the LOC6523788 gene encoding odorant receptor 1a isoform X6 has translation MDCCLMVFVLSFFCCSTTGVDTLYGWCALGLSSQYRRLGQQLKGMRSCFNPHRSDYGLSGLFVEHARLLKLVQQFNLCFMEIAFVEVVIICVLYCSVICQYIMPHTNQNFAFLGFFSMVVTTQLCIYLFGAEQVRLEAERFSRLLYEVIPWQNLPPQHRKLFLFPLERAQRETVLGAYFFELGRPLLVWVVDDLLSDLCNFNLFRNYLKIFRTAGSFTTLMNALYAKYETH, from the exons ATGGACTGCTGCTTGATGGTATTCGTGTTGAGTTTCTTCTGCTGCTCCACCACCGGAGTGGATACCTTATATGGATGGTGTGCTTTGGGCTTGAGCTCCCAATACCGTCGCCTCGGTCAACAACTTAAGGGGATGCGCTCCTGCTTCAATCCACACCGTTCTGACTACGGATTAAGTGGTCTATTCGTCGAGCACGCTCGTCTGCTTAAATTAGtgcaacaatttaatttatgtttcaTGGAGATAGCTTTTGTGGAGGTTGTAATAATCTGTGTGCTCTATTGTTCAGTAATTTGCCAGTATATAATGCCACACACCAACCAGAACTTCGCCTTCCTGGGTTTCTTTTCGATGGTAGTTACGACCCAGTTGTGCATCTATCTTTTTGGTGCCGAACAGGTCCGTTTGGAGGCTGAGCGATTTTCCAGGCTGCTATACGAAGTAATCCCTTGGCAAAACCTTCCTCCACAACACCGGaagcttttcctttttccactTGAGCGCGCCCAACGAGAAACTGTTCTAGGTGCTTATTTTTTCGAACTGGGCAGACCTCTTCTTGTTTGG GTTGTTGATGATTTACTATCTGATCTATGTAATTTTAATCTTTTTCgtaattatttaaagatatttcgCACAGCAGGCTCTTTTACCACTCTGATGAACGCTCTCTACGCAAAATACGAAAcgcattaa
- the LOC6523789 gene encoding uncharacterized protein LOC6523789 isoform X2, which translates to MLMEPNDFSPITVLKSHEQHFHMAPTTQLQPQIQTRIHPRVQPRKFQSAAQQNADGEEPFRPIANPNTKVVGDSHTQAAQNFYPPFYHEAPPLGHSRPYFGHGPPVSETTPLSLPLPLLATQQQQPAPHQRTFDASILGSGDFGVLRGGTFYPEEEMPYHPEDNSDYIYGDANNGHGRPSEGFVQKYTYPEEQFANFRDFADINTPADTAFSQFVVVYAAKNATAPHSHPHPKNIFEQLEQLDREKELKKTEFEEKTSSKIKSKLSKTKLQKKYRKKAAPKVQDPQEIEPLLALS; encoded by the coding sequence ATGCTGATGGAGCCAAATGATTTTTCGCCAATCACTGTACTAAAATCGCATGAACAACACTTCCATATGGCGCCCACAACGCAACTTCAGCCACAAATCCAGACCAGAATTCATCCTAGAGTTCAACCCAGGAAATTTCAATCCGCGGCTCAACAAAATGCCGATGGGGAGGAGCCATTCCGACCCATAGCCAATCCAAATACAAAAGTGGTTGGGGATTCCCATACGCAGGCTGCGCAAAATTTTTATCCACCATTCTACCATGAGGCTCCTCCATTGGGCCATTCCAGACCCTATTTCGGCCACGGCCCGCCTGTATCGGAAACAACTCCATTATCCCTGCCCCTTCCACTCTTGGCaacccaacaacaacagccagcACCACATCAGCGGACTTTCGATGCCAGTATACTTGGAAGTGGGGATTTTGGTGTGCTCAGAGGTGGAACCTTCTATCCGGAGGAGGAAATGCCCTATCACCCCGAAGATAACAGCGACTACATCTATGGAGACGCCAACAATGGACACGGTCGTCCATCCGAGGGATTTGTCCAGAAGTACACATATCCAGAGGAGCAGTTCGCCAATTTCCGCGACTTTGCCGATATCAACACGCCCGCTGATACGGCATTTTCGCAATTTGTGGTGGTCTATGCAGCCAAAAATGCCACTGCACCGCATTCACATCCGCATCCCAAAAACATATTTGAGCAGTTGGAGCAGCTAGACAGGGAAAAAGAGCTGAAAAAGACCGAATTCGAGGAAAAAACCTCTTCGAAAATAAAGTCGAAACTGTCTAAGACAAAACTGCAGAAGAAATACCGCAAAAAGGCAGCTCCCAAAGTCCAGGATCCTCAAGAAATAGAACCTTTATTAGCTCTGAGTTAA